One segment of Cardiocondyla obscurior isolate alpha-2009 linkage group LG13, Cobs3.1, whole genome shotgun sequence DNA contains the following:
- the Tpnci gene encoding troponin C type I isoform X2 yields the protein MADELPPEQIAVLRKAFDSFDREKSGSIPTDMVADILRLMGQPFNKKILDELIDEVDADKSGRLEFEEFVTLAAKFIVEEDAEALEKELREAFRLYDKEGNGYIPTTCLREILRELDDQLTNEELDMMIEEIDSDGSGTVDFDEFMEMMTGE from the exons ATG GCTGACGAGCTGCCACCTGAGCAAATTGCCG ttCTACGCAAAGCTTTCGACAGCTTCGACAGAGAAAAAAGCGGTAGCATTCCCACTGATATGGTGGCCGATATCCTTCGGCTAATGGGCCAGCCGTTCAACAAGAAAATCTTGGACGAGCTCATCGATGAGGTCGACGCCGATA AATCCGGACGGCTCGAATTTGAAGAATTCGTTACATTGGCGGCAAAGTTCATCGTTGAAGAGGACGCAGAAGCACTGGAAAAAGAGCTGCGAGAAGCCTTCAGACTTTACGACAAGGAAG GTAACGGCTACATCCCAACGACATGCCTACGTGAAATCTTAAGAGAATTGGACGATCAGTTGACGAATGAAGAATTGGACATGATGATCGAAGAAATCGACTCCGATGGCTCCGGTACAGTTGACTTTGATG AATTTATGGAGATGATGACTGGTGAATAA
- the Tpnci gene encoding troponin C type I isoform X1, whose protein sequence is MVCSIDDIADELPPEQIAVLRKAFDSFDREKSGSIPTDMVADILRLMGQPFNKKILDELIDEVDADKSGRLEFEEFVTLAAKFIVEEDAEALEKELREAFRLYDKEGNGYIPTTCLREILRELDDQLTNEELDMMIEEIDSDGSGTVDFDEFMEMMTGE, encoded by the exons ATGGTATGTTCTATCGATGATATT GCTGACGAGCTGCCACCTGAGCAAATTGCCG ttCTACGCAAAGCTTTCGACAGCTTCGACAGAGAAAAAAGCGGTAGCATTCCCACTGATATGGTGGCCGATATCCTTCGGCTAATGGGCCAGCCGTTCAACAAGAAAATCTTGGACGAGCTCATCGATGAGGTCGACGCCGATA AATCCGGACGGCTCGAATTTGAAGAATTCGTTACATTGGCGGCAAAGTTCATCGTTGAAGAGGACGCAGAAGCACTGGAAAAAGAGCTGCGAGAAGCCTTCAGACTTTACGACAAGGAAG GTAACGGCTACATCCCAACGACATGCCTACGTGAAATCTTAAGAGAATTGGACGATCAGTTGACGAATGAAGAATTGGACATGATGATCGAAGAAATCGACTCCGATGGCTCCGGTACAGTTGACTTTGATG AATTTATGGAGATGATGACTGGTGAATAA